The following are encoded in a window of Mycoplasmopsis verecunda genomic DNA:
- a CDS encoding RluA family pseudouridine synthase, translating to MLEIKATKNDSGRTLFKLVTKYCSSLPLSRIEKIFRKNDIKVNNIRKVPKNYLVKENDNIQIYGILESEANFKIDSVQKIAQQFKILYEDDNLLIIDKPIGIEVHGADNSIDNQVLSYLNFQAQDSFKPSHIGRLDKDTSGIMLYGKNHFTVSQLNEKSDSLIKKYIFWSNINLDKYSEKSPLKVSVYMLKDEVNKRMKVSPKQLPNSKNSITLFYMEDGKKIAQLLTGRKHQIRATLKYLGYPIAGDKKYHGTNSKRLYLHSYSIKFKNLMGELKYLNNLEIISLPNFKK from the coding sequence ATGCTAGAAATTAAAGCAACCAAAAACGATAGTGGTCGTACATTATTTAAATTAGTAACTAAATATTGTTCATCACTGCCATTAAGCAGAATAGAAAAAATCTTTCGAAAAAATGATATTAAGGTAAATAACATTAGAAAAGTACCTAAAAATTATTTAGTTAAAGAAAATGATAATATTCAAATTTATGGAATTTTAGAAAGTGAAGCAAATTTCAAGATTGATTCAGTTCAAAAAATTGCTCAGCAATTTAAAATTCTATATGAAGATGATAATTTACTAATTATTGATAAACCAATCGGTATAGAAGTACATGGTGCAGATAATAGTATTGATAATCAAGTTCTTTCATATTTGAATTTTCAAGCTCAAGATAGTTTTAAACCATCACATATAGGTAGATTAGATAAAGATACAAGTGGGATTATGTTATATGGAAAAAATCATTTCACTGTTTCACAATTAAATGAAAAATCAGATAGCTTAATAAAAAAATATATATTTTGAAGCAATATTAACTTAGATAAATATTCTGAAAAATCACCTTTAAAAGTATCTGTATACATGCTTAAAGATGAAGTAAATAAACGTATGAAAGTTTCACCTAAACAATTACCTAACAGCAAGAATTCTATTACATTATTCTATATGGAAGATGGTAAAAAAATAGCCCAATTATTAACAGGTAGAAAACATCAAATACGTGCAACATTAAAATATTTAGGTTATCCAATTGCGGGTGATAAAAAATACCATGGAACCAATAGCAAAAGACTATACTTGCATTCATATAGTATTAAATTTAAAAATTTAATGGGTGAATTGAAATATTTAAACAATTTAGAAATTATTTCATTACCTAATTTTAAGAAATAG
- the ruvA gene encoding Holliday junction branch migration protein RuvA yields the protein MKLYIIGEIVYKNKNNVILESHGEGYLLNVAEESRYEVGQKIKMYLYEHRTEYSECTYGFKDFKERLLFIDLLSIEKIGPKIAMTILDKGWEYIARLIADDKYQELSTIQFVTEKMANIICVQLSDKWAKIINNADNKRAEKSQMRDELNRTLQQLGFQKSQIDLAMKKVRPKDKLDDMIEESIKIIANETHELSRLEA from the coding sequence ATGAAATTATATATTATAGGTGAAATAGTTTATAAAAACAAAAACAATGTGATATTAGAATCTCATGGGGAGGGCTACTTATTAAATGTTGCTGAAGAATCACGATATGAAGTTGGGCAAAAAATAAAAATGTATCTATATGAACATCGTACTGAATATAGTGAATGTACATATGGATTCAAAGATTTTAAAGAAAGACTTTTATTCATTGATTTATTATCAATTGAAAAAATTGGTCCAAAAATTGCAATGACAATTCTTGATAAAGGATGAGAATATATAGCTAGATTAATAGCTGATGATAAATATCAAGAATTATCTACAATTCAATTTGTAACAGAAAAAATGGCTAATATTATTTGTGTTCAATTATCAGATAAATGAGCCAAAATAATTAATAATGCTGATAATAAGCGAGCCGAGAAATCACAAATGCGTGATGAGTTAAATCGAACATTACAACAATTAGGATTTCAAAAATCTCAAATAGATCTCGCTATGAAAAAAGTTCGCCCAAAAGATAAATTAGATGACATGATTGAAGAAAGCATTAAAATCATAGCAAACGAGACTCATGAATTATCTAGACTTGAGGCCTAA
- a CDS encoding nucleotidyltransferase → MFVKKYKKKVVGIIAEYNPFHNGHIYQINWIKKHIPNAYIIVAMSNKYTQRGEITCASYYQRKKIAKAYGVNKVIKLNDKDVIQAAHIFAQAGVNLLNKHKIDYLVFGSETNNVELFVKIARTIKENNELYHKLIRQYMKKGANSFPKASNLAIKELLNEDIQMPNDILGLEYIKTIIDNDFNITPISIQRTIAFHSNDVLDEFASATKLREMLKQNQDISQYSPMKIKYNKKRDIAYTYAKFASYVKRTTAKKIAQFKLIDEGIENLFKKQVLLNNNYVDFIEACVSKRYTRSRIQRCYLNVLLRIKK, encoded by the coding sequence TTATTTGTGAAAAAATATAAGAAAAAAGTAGTTGGAATTATTGCTGAATATAATCCTTTTCATAATGGACATATTTATCAAATTAATTGAATCAAAAAGCATATACCTAATGCTTATATTATTGTTGCTATGTCAAATAAATACACTCAAAGAGGTGAAATAACTTGTGCAAGTTATTATCAACGTAAAAAGATAGCAAAAGCCTATGGTGTAAATAAAGTAATTAAATTAAATGATAAGGATGTAATTCAAGCTGCTCACATTTTCGCTCAAGCAGGAGTTAATTTATTAAACAAACATAAAATTGATTATTTAGTATTTGGCTCAGAGACAAATAATGTTGAATTATTTGTAAAAATAGCTAGAACAATAAAAGAAAATAATGAGCTATATCATAAATTAATTCGTCAATATATGAAAAAAGGTGCAAATAGCTTTCCAAAAGCAAGTAATTTAGCTATTAAAGAACTACTTAATGAAGATATTCAAATGCCTAATGATATTCTGGGATTGGAATATATCAAAACAATTATTGATAATGATTTTAATATTACACCGATATCAATTCAAAGAACGATTGCATTCCATAGTAATGATGTTTTAGATGAATTCGCTAGTGCAACAAAACTCAGAGAAATGTTAAAACAAAATCAAGATATATCTCAATACAGCCCAATGAAGATAAAATACAATAAAAAAAGAGATATAGCTTATACATATGCTAAATTTGCTTCATATGTAAAAAGAACAACAGCAAAGAAAATAGCTCAATTTAAGTTGATTGATGAAGGAATAGAAAACTTATTCAAAAAACAAGTTTTATTGAATAATAATTATGTTGATTTTATTGAAGCTTGTGTATCAAAAAGATATACCCGAAGTCGTATACAACGTTGTTATTTAAATGTTTTATTAAGAATTAAAAAATAG
- a CDS encoding Asp-tRNA(Asn)/Glu-tRNA(Gln) amidotransferase subunit GatC — translation MKTIEKDKLIDIVQSLMLRPDEDVLDKILNSWQEIQDELQKLNKFDLSNISPMERINEQLHIDLLREDVEDNSYSITQSDILKNAPATDGDFVAITKVVD, via the coding sequence ATGAAAACAATAGAGAAAGATAAGCTTATTGATATAGTTCAATCGTTAATGCTTCGTCCCGATGAAGATGTACTGGATAAAATACTTAATTCATGACAAGAAATTCAAGATGAACTACAAAAACTAAATAAATTTGATTTAAGTAATATATCTCCAATGGAAAGAATTAATGAACAACTTCATATTGATTTATTAAGAGAAGATGTAGAAGATAATTCATATTCTATAACTCAGTCAGATATATTAAAAAATGCTCCAGCAACCGATGGTGATTTTGTAGCTATAACAAAGGTGGTAGATTAA
- the rpmF gene encoding 50S ribosomal protein L32 yields MAIVPKRKTSKQRKHKRNSHSALDTPNLVSCTNCSKKIEQHVLCKFCGFYKGKKIEGYVALNDRNN; encoded by the coding sequence ATGGCTATTGTTCCAAAACGTAAAACATCTAAACAACGTAAACACAAAAGAAACAGTCACTCAGCTTTAGATACACCTAACCTTGTTTCATGCACTAACTGCAGCAAGAAAATTGAGCAACATGTTTTATGTAAATTTTGTGGATTTTACAAGGGTAAAAAAATTGAAGGCTATGTTGCACTTAATGATAGAAACAACTAA
- a CDS encoding YhjD/YihY/BrkB family envelope integrity protein yields MKWQNKNVNFYTKLTKSRYKNRDIKKFAHQNLILPDRFAIFLVIYEFLIKRVLITFFAKLLLRAKNESENRKRIKVVDNVYNNFTSKEYNFIWLSSAFYLLISFVPVIYIVYILNLFASNIPWFYDFVGKDFGAEFSSRTLGRFLPGSQSYLLNIINDPTATFSIKAILPNLLLFLSSLYISSTGYGKLVASSNYIYEHYKMGTYWGNKIKGLFLVLMVSVLFWAFATADIIIEKKINHSADYWLNIVIYFIITTLFILSLLLMLFKLIPSFKLNFKSIYKGAILSSTPIILLVLLFNTLNQYFNYDKFGGVVGFFFTIAFFINWFVYFMFLGITFNNAYYKNYISTRTINKKQWIF; encoded by the coding sequence ATGAAATGACAAAATAAAAATGTTAATTTTTACACAAAATTAACTAAAAGCAGATATAAAAATCGTGATATTAAGAAATTCGCACACCAAAACTTAATTCTTCCTGATCGATTCGCTATCTTTTTAGTTATTTATGAATTTCTGATAAAAAGAGTTTTAATAACATTTTTTGCAAAACTTTTACTCAGAGCTAAGAACGAAAGTGAAAATCGCAAAAGAATTAAGGTTGTTGATAATGTATATAACAATTTCACGAGTAAAGAATATAACTTCATTTGACTTTCCAGTGCGTTCTATTTACTTATTTCCTTTGTACCAGTTATTTATATAGTTTATATATTAAATTTATTCGCAAGTAATATTCCTTGATTTTATGATTTTGTTGGTAAGGATTTTGGTGCTGAATTTTCATCCAGAACTCTTGGTAGATTTTTACCTGGTTCACAATCATATTTATTAAATATAATTAATGATCCAACAGCTACATTTAGCATTAAAGCCATACTTCCTAACTTACTTTTATTCTTGTCTTCATTATATATTTCGAGTACAGGATACGGTAAATTAGTTGCATCATCTAATTATATTTATGAACATTATAAAATGGGTACATATTGAGGAAATAAAATAAAAGGACTATTTCTAGTCCTTATGGTTTCAGTGCTATTTTGAGCATTTGCTACTGCCGATATAATTATCGAGAAAAAAATTAATCATTCAGCCGATTATTGATTAAACATTGTGATTTATTTCATTATTACAACTTTATTTATTTTAAGCTTGTTATTAATGTTATTTAAATTAATCCCATCATTTAAATTAAATTTTAAAAGTATTTATAAAGGAGCAATTTTATCCTCAACGCCGATTATTTTATTAGTATTGCTATTCAACACTTTAAATCAATATTTTAATTATGATAAGTTTGGCGGTGTGGTTGGTTTCTTCTTTACAATTGCTTTCTTTATCAACTGATTTGTTTATTTTATGTTTCTTGGCATTACATTTAATAATGCTTATTATAAAAACTATATTAGTACTAGAACCATTAACAAAAAGCAATGAATATTTTAA
- a CDS encoding ComEC/Rec2 family competence protein, translating into MSTDIWYEGKEINGKFTVIDIKPKSIYLQDIFQRRIVLWKSEINEELTLYQKIDVQGHLRALKYLNNKYYLSHNIHYAITPINLNVLNSSWNFRNIFFTFYTSNYNGEYNNMIIPLIFGFSNGTNSELFDSLKEMGTVHLIIVSGLHFTTVYGLIRAITYKFDKKYILCTILITIYFFFVKSSISVFRAYFFLLGKQIISHRKLKNKISMYQILFWISTLYLLIYPAATLSLGYWLSYILTYSIVIYNNKVDQSDYGKKLSVWQKLWKILSLFTFAWLISSGIIILNYQKVSLLSFAYILVLTPIFEFLIIFFILFFPFYFIVLPVSNTIYKLIFLLHSINLTYDIIYNKWWNLIYVIDYLIVVKYSLNYKFLPLRKV; encoded by the coding sequence ATGTCAACAGATATATGATATGAAGGAAAAGAAATTAATGGAAAATTCACAGTCATAGATATAAAACCTAAAAGTATATATTTACAAGATATTTTTCAAAGAAGAATTGTTTTATGAAAAAGCGAAATTAATGAGGAACTTACTTTATATCAAAAAATAGATGTCCAAGGACATTTAAGAGCTTTGAAATACTTAAATAATAAATATTATTTATCTCATAATATTCATTATGCTATAACACCTATTAATTTAAATGTGTTAAATAGCAGTTGAAATTTTAGAAATATCTTTTTTACATTTTATACAAGTAATTATAATGGTGAATATAATAATATGATTATTCCATTAATTTTTGGTTTTTCTAATGGTACAAATTCAGAATTATTTGATAGTTTAAAAGAAATGGGGACGGTTCATTTAATTATTGTAAGTGGATTACACTTTACAACTGTATATGGATTAATAAGAGCTATAACATATAAGTTTGATAAAAAATATATATTGTGTACTATTTTGATAACAATCTATTTCTTCTTTGTAAAAAGTTCAATTTCCGTTTTTAGAGCTTATTTCTTTTTGTTAGGAAAACAGATTATTTCGCATCGAAAGTTAAAAAATAAAATTTCAATGTATCAAATATTATTTTGAATCTCAACACTATATTTATTAATATATCCAGCCGCAACTTTATCACTAGGTTATTGGTTATCATACATATTAACATATTCAATTGTTATATACAACAATAAAGTAGATCAAAGTGATTACGGTAAGAAATTATCAGTCTGGCAAAAACTGTGAAAGATATTATCATTATTTACTTTTGCATGACTTATATCATCAGGAATAATAATTCTTAATTATCAAAAAGTTAGTTTACTGAGTTTCGCTTATATTCTTGTGCTTACCCCAATATTTGAATTTCTTATTATTTTCTTTATATTATTTTTTCCTTTTTACTTCATTGTATTACCTGTTTCGAACACAATATATAAACTAATATTTTTATTACACAGTATTAATCTAACTTATGATATTATCTACAATAAATGATGAAACTTAATTTATGTAATTGACTACTTGATAGTTGTAAAATATTCTCTAAATTATAAGTTTTTACCATTAAGAAAAGTATAA
- a CDS encoding MAG0490 family ComEA-like DNA-binding protein translates to MLKNKIIFYILGGCISCSIAGFIFSQKLLNDTVDKNSSNDENRIYTYKLYGNVLHNKIESTTPLSYRELFYLAQVRSGSNLENFKLDEYADDQNSIYIPRYEVALYWNEIKSAQDFVSFGIDKKYAKILYSYYLKNKGNHVTWNDIESIKGIGQKTFLKLKNFLILE, encoded by the coding sequence ATGTTGAAAAATAAGATCATTTTTTATATATTAGGTGGGTGTATTTCTTGTTCCATAGCTGGGTTTATTTTTTCTCAAAAACTTTTGAATGATACTGTTGATAAAAATTCATCTAATGACGAAAATAGAATCTATACATACAAGCTATATGGTAATGTGTTACATAATAAAATCGAATCAACAACACCACTTTCATACAGAGAATTATTTTATTTGGCACAAGTTAGAAGTGGCTCAAACTTAGAAAACTTTAAACTAGATGAATATGCAGATGACCAGAATTCAATTTATATACCAAGATATGAAGTCGCGCTTTATTGAAATGAAATTAAATCAGCACAGGATTTTGTATCCTTTGGAATTGATAAAAAATATGCCAAAATTCTATATTCTTACTACTTAAAAAATAAGGGTAATCATGTGACATGAAATGATATTGAATCTATAAAAGGTATTGGGCAGAAAACATTCCTAAAGTTAAAAAACTTTTTAATTTTAGAATAA
- the gatB gene encoding Asp-tRNA(Asn)/Glu-tRNA(Gln) amidotransferase subunit GatB has product MDNFEVIIGIEIHVELKTKTKMFSPAGIDFNAQPNTKANQIDLAYPGTLPQVNKQAVKFGVALAKAFNMKIDDELHFDRKNYFYPDLPKGYQITQFYRPIGKNGKLEIPTSSGDKIIDIERIHLEEDTARQHHDDTGTKLDYNRAGIPLIEIVTYPVIRTAEQAANYVDMVKKTVLALEISEGKLEQGSLRADINISLRPVGVDTFGTKVEIKNMNSTSNIKKAIEYEIKLQREKLFKGEEILQQTKRFDDSTNQTVVMRTKTGTTDYKYFADPNIPIIKLSKEFIDSVTINELPKEKLLRYQSYGIQNIYVQSLIDDYELSKYFDSISYPDKDKLSKVFFAEIVSLSNSKGIHPTELNIKPEHISQALNLLEKEIISGKSLKKLIPLLSNYNGELEPLLEQHNLKQITDVNLIKNYINAIIEKNKDMLLEYPSRPERVIKFILGALMKETGGQVSPVLSNQIVVDTLNEMTK; this is encoded by the coding sequence ATGGATAATTTTGAAGTAATTATTGGTATTGAAATCCATGTTGAGTTAAAAACAAAAACCAAAATGTTTTCTCCTGCAGGAATTGATTTTAATGCTCAGCCAAATACAAAAGCTAACCAAATTGATTTGGCATATCCTGGAACTTTACCGCAAGTTAATAAACAAGCTGTTAAATTTGGTGTTGCTTTAGCTAAAGCATTTAATATGAAAATTGATGATGAATTACATTTTGATAGAAAAAATTATTTTTACCCTGACTTACCAAAGGGATATCAAATTACACAATTCTATAGACCAATTGGTAAAAACGGAAAGTTAGAAATTCCGACAAGTTCTGGAGATAAAATTATTGACATTGAGCGGATTCACTTAGAAGAAGATACCGCAAGACAGCATCATGATGATACGGGTACAAAACTAGACTATAATAGAGCAGGAATTCCATTAATTGAAATTGTTACATATCCAGTTATCCGCACAGCTGAACAGGCTGCAAATTATGTGGATATGGTTAAGAAAACTGTTTTAGCTTTAGAAATTTCTGAAGGTAAATTAGAACAAGGTTCTTTAAGAGCCGATATTAATATTTCACTTAGACCTGTTGGAGTTGATACATTTGGTACAAAAGTAGAAATAAAGAATATGAACTCAACTTCTAACATTAAAAAAGCTATAGAATATGAGATAAAATTACAAAGAGAAAAATTATTTAAAGGTGAAGAAATATTACAACAAACTAAAAGATTTGATGATAGCACAAATCAGACTGTTGTAATGCGTACTAAAACCGGGACAACCGATTATAAATATTTTGCTGACCCTAATATCCCTATTATTAAGCTATCTAAAGAATTTATCGATAGTGTTACTATAAATGAATTACCAAAAGAAAAATTATTAAGATATCAAAGTTATGGTATACAAAATATTTATGTTCAAAGTTTAATTGATGATTATGAATTAAGTAAATACTTTGATTCAATTTCTTATCCTGATAAAGATAAATTATCAAAAGTTTTCTTTGCCGAAATTGTTTCTTTATCAAATTCAAAAGGTATACATCCTACAGAATTAAATATTAAACCAGAACATATTTCTCAAGCATTAAATTTACTTGAAAAAGAAATTATTTCAGGTAAATCACTTAAAAAACTTATTCCTTTATTATCAAATTACAATGGTGAATTAGAACCATTATTAGAACAACATAATTTAAAACAAATTACTGATGTTAATCTAATTAAAAATTACATTAATGCAATTATCGAGAAAAATAAAGATATGCTATTAGAATACCCTTCTCGTCCTGAAAGAGTAATTAAATTTATTTTAGGTGCATTAATGAAAGAAACTGGTGGTCAAGTTAGTCCAGTATTATCTAATCAAATAGTGGTTGATACATTAAATGAAATGACAAAATAA
- the ruvB gene encoding Holliday junction branch migration DNA helicase RuvB — MNYLDLRPNKFNEFIGQHKLVKTLQAMMRSAKIQNKVLDHILLYGAPGMGKTTLASLIAKENQSRIHYIQGANIEKKSDLISVLSIINENDVIFIDEIHSINKNVVELLYSAMEDFVFDLIIGVDGNSRAIRMHIKPFTLIAATTKLNELTQPLKDRFGFIGRIVNYTNEDIFKILNISRNKLNIDVNDEILNIIASYSRSTPRLANHLLERVNDFSLAHNDGKITQRIVKKTFKYLDLYEYGLTKDHIEYLEILKDGFEEKYVSLDTISGLVMHNKETIVNEIEPSLLLYRLVEKTSKGRRITSEGIDYLIRQNLA; from the coding sequence ATGAATTATCTAGACTTGAGGCCTAATAAATTTAATGAATTTATAGGTCAACATAAATTAGTTAAAACACTTCAAGCTATGATGCGAAGTGCTAAAATACAAAATAAAGTTCTTGATCATATATTATTATATGGTGCACCCGGAATGGGAAAAACTACATTAGCTTCTTTAATCGCAAAAGAAAATCAATCCCGTATTCATTATATACAAGGAGCTAATATAGAAAAGAAATCTGATTTAATCAGCGTTTTATCTATAATTAATGAAAATGATGTTATTTTTATAGATGAAATACATAGCATTAACAAAAATGTTGTAGAACTGCTTTATAGTGCAATGGAAGATTTTGTTTTTGATTTAATTATTGGTGTAGATGGTAATTCTAGAGCAATCAGAATGCATATTAAACCATTTACTTTAATAGCTGCTACTACTAAATTAAATGAATTAACTCAACCATTAAAAGACCGTTTTGGTTTTATTGGAAGAATCGTTAATTACACTAATGAAGATATTTTCAAAATATTAAATATTTCTAGAAATAAATTAAACATAGATGTTAATGATGAAATATTAAATATAATTGCTTCTTACTCAAGAAGTACTCCTAGATTAGCTAATCACTTACTTGAAAGAGTTAATGATTTCTCTCTAGCTCATAATGATGGAAAAATTACCCAACGAATAGTAAAGAAAACCTTTAAATATCTAGATTTGTATGAATACGGATTAACTAAAGATCATATTGAATATCTAGAAATTTTAAAAGATGGCTTCGAAGAAAAATACGTGTCTCTAGATACCATTTCTGGCTTAGTGATGCATAATAAGGAAACTATTGTTAATGAAATAGAACCATCTTTATTACTATATCGATTAGTGGAAAAAACATCAAAAGGAAGGAGAATAACTTCAGAAGGAATAGATTATTTAATTAGACAAAATTTAGCTTAA
- the holA gene encoding DNA polymerase III subunit delta: protein MILITGNNEYAVKKQVDIYKAKYDDDFVYQLDQNTSDFIETLENILNSQSLFQANKLIVIDNNKFYKDKAILKKYKIDIETICQWLNESKYEIILILNEMQTAEKNFLKLLKITQKFDFNTYSEKDLDNWVLHQAKSYGLNIKYNDMLHLSSKLPKNQNIIDNELQKLSLLGEPINSELIDSFIPQYPIDDPFYFSNSLSNNNLYDIYKKYKLLLEQGEDINKLIYMITNTIILINRYYKYRKVILNRSDLANKLNITEKRLYVVEKIARNYQEQNINIMINELAALDEQIKFMGVSSNDLFETFLAKNFGK from the coding sequence ATGATATTAATTACAGGTAATAACGAATATGCCGTTAAAAAGCAAGTAGATATATATAAAGCTAAATACGATGATGATTTTGTATATCAATTAGATCAAAACACAAGCGATTTCATTGAAACGTTAGAAAATATTTTAAATTCACAATCTTTATTTCAAGCAAATAAATTAATTGTAATCGATAATAATAAATTTTATAAAGATAAAGCAATACTAAAAAAATACAAAATCGATATTGAAACAATATGTCAATGATTAAATGAGTCAAAATATGAAATTATTTTGATCTTAAATGAGATGCAAACTGCTGAAAAAAACTTCTTAAAATTATTAAAAATTACTCAAAAATTTGATTTCAATACATACTCAGAGAAAGACTTAGATAATTGAGTATTGCACCAAGCGAAATCATATGGTTTGAACATAAAATATAATGATATGTTGCATTTATCATCAAAACTTCCTAAGAATCAAAATATTATTGATAATGAATTACAAAAGCTTTCCTTACTAGGTGAACCAATTAATTCAGAATTAATTGATTCATTTATACCTCAATATCCAATTGATGATCCATTTTATTTCTCGAATTCATTATCTAATAATAATCTTTATGATATTTATAAAAAATATAAGTTATTACTTGAGCAAGGCGAAGATATCAATAAATTAATTTATATGATTACAAACACAATTATTTTGATTAATAGATACTATAAATATCGTAAGGTAATTTTAAATAGAAGTGATTTAGCAAATAAACTAAATATTACCGAAAAGCGTCTATATGTAGTTGAAAAAATAGCAAGAAATTATCAAGAGCAAAACATTAATATCATGATTAATGAATTAGCTGCATTAGATGAACAAATTAAATTCATGGGGGTAAGTTCAAATGATTTATTCGAAACGTTCTTGGCTAAAAACTTCGGAAAATAA
- a CDS encoding amidase family protein, giving the protein MRTFKQKGNYEFAYNEIANDNNNAVAYLYPKSFYETKNKTLDNVVITIKDVFATKDAPTRASSLILEGFLPSYNATSVQKLLDANVRVVAKVNNDELALGGTGTFSSYGLITNPKDSSRYVGGSSSGSAATMSANIGFALGSDTGDSVRLPASFNGLVGFKPSYGAISRYGMFAYSSSLDTVAFFTHNVNDAIIAAQVMYGVDNKDMTSVPVDIHQPEKQKPKKVGYLDFSQFLKPYMQDSMNQFIKKMLLEGIEVETITPDLDILNTINIVYRVISFSEASSNLANLTGVGFGNRVEANSWEEIMLNTRSQKFGKMVQERLALGSYFLYTENQEEIFVKAQKMRRVIKEYMQSLHDKYDCLILPAYSGIAPKFSDDTTSNGIMNFILTGANLTGNPSITIPLDTYENMPYSFALETSLYNDEKLLGYAEYLEELRGKING; this is encoded by the coding sequence ATGCGAACATTTAAACAAAAAGGTAATTATGAATTTGCTTACAACGAAATCGCTAACGATAACAATAATGCAGTAGCTTATTTATATCCTAAATCATTTTATGAAACTAAAAATAAAACCCTAGATAATGTTGTTATTACTATTAAAGACGTTTTCGCTACAAAAGATGCACCCACAAGAGCTTCAAGTTTAATTTTAGAAGGATTTTTGCCTTCATATAATGCAACATCAGTCCAAAAGTTACTCGATGCAAATGTTAGAGTTGTTGCTAAAGTAAATAATGACGAACTTGCTCTTGGCGGAACAGGAACTTTTAGCTCATATGGATTGATTACTAACCCAAAGGACTCATCACGTTATGTTGGAGGTTCTTCTTCTGGGTCTGCCGCTACTATGAGTGCAAATATTGGCTTTGCATTAGGTAGTGATACAGGTGATAGTGTAAGATTGCCGGCTTCTTTTAATGGATTAGTTGGATTTAAGCCTTCTTACGGAGCTATTAGTAGATATGGTATGTTTGCTTATTCTTCTTCATTGGACACAGTTGCTTTCTTCACGCATAATGTTAATGATGCAATTATAGCTGCACAAGTTATGTATGGTGTGGATAATAAAGACATGACATCAGTTCCAGTTGATATTCATCAACCTGAAAAACAAAAACCTAAAAAAGTAGGATATTTGGATTTTTCTCAATTTCTAAAACCATATATGCAGGATTCAATGAATCAATTTATTAAAAAAATGCTACTTGAAGGTATTGAAGTTGAAACAATAACTCCTGATTTAGATATTTTAAACACAATTAATATTGTTTATCGTGTTATTAGTTTCTCGGAAGCTAGCTCAAATTTAGCTAATTTAACGGGTGTGGGATTTGGCAATCGTGTTGAAGCTAATTCATGAGAAGAAATTATGCTAAATACCAGATCGCAAAAGTTTGGTAAAATGGTGCAAGAACGCCTTGCATTAGGAAGTTATTTCTTATATACTGAAAATCAAGAAGAGATATTTGTTAAGGCACAAAAAATGCGTAGAGTTATTAAAGAATATATGCAATCACTACATGATAAATATGATTGCTTAATACTGCCTGCATATTCTGGAATAGCTCCTAAATTTAGTGATGATACAACATCAAATGGGATTATGAATTTTATACTTACTGGAGCTAATTTAACGGGTAATCCTTCTATAACAATTCCATTAGATACATATGAAAATATGCCTTATAGTTTTGCTTTAGAAACTTCATTATATAATGATGAAAAATTATTAGGATATGCGGAATATTTAGAAGAGTTAAGAGGTAAAATCAATGGATAA